A window of Centropristis striata isolate RG_2023a ecotype Rhode Island chromosome 13, C.striata_1.0, whole genome shotgun sequence genomic DNA:
TTTAACGTGTTTAAAAATGTCACTGTGGGATACAAAAGTCGTGTTTTGGCTAAGAAGCATGTGTCCGTGATGTGTACGTTAATTTTCCTGATtcctgaatggagtctggtgctcCACCTGACACCGACAGCTTTGACCTACCAGGCAGCAGTGGCTCCTCCGCGGTGACAGCGTGTCTTTCAGTCCCGTTTCTCTCCGTACAACACTGTGTGCCAGTCTGACAGCTTGTGTCTGGGTACAtctttgtaataatttaacgTTGCTGTGATATAAAAGACTCATGTTTGGACCGTGACAGACCCGCTGCTACTCCGACCAGGAAGCGGTTACTACAAGTTTATAAAACGTGAAGAAGTAAAGGGAAATACGGCGTATAAACTGCTGTCCTGGGATCAGTTTTGAATATTCGCCTTCCGTTAGGATGGTTAAATCCAAACTAGAAAGACTGCTCTCAGATCAGTTTCTATTTATCCGTTATCAAACACAGGAGATGACGTTTTACATCTTCTTCTATCACCCTGTCAGCGATAGGGCTCTCTACTGCCCCCTGGAGGCTAAAAATATTAacgataacaaaaataaatcacttttattatttgattttaattttttattattattttgtaatgcaGAAATAATACACCCAGACAAAATAGGCTTTCAagacacttttaatttgaaaaagagacaagaaaaaggagctccaacattaattacaaataatactagacaaataaataatcctgatgttttttttcaagctTTAGAAAAAGAGGTAGCCAATTCATCggcattaaaatcaaataaataattatattatgtcATTGTCAATATACCAAAACATTGCAAGTTATTGAACAGatatttgatttaatatttgttctttattcattataaagaaagaaaattcgtaaaacataattatttttattgtctgctCATTCACACTTGTCAGTGTCATAATTGTGCTTAATTTgaatatatgtttgtatatttatacacaaatatatgctaagcgactttgagtgcctttaaaagcgctataaaaatgtaatgtattattattattattatatatatttatcgaTTGTACTTCATTTCAACTCTGCAATAATCTGTTTCTTAGGCATTAATAATGcatttgtactgtatattttgaTTTATACTACGCTACACTCAATCATAGATACTATATCAGCTTTATTATTTACACTGTTACATATCgttgtataaatattttttatgtatatttttccaaatctattttgtttttaaatattgtagTAGAATGgagattttttatataattatttttatttttacaaaacaaaatttaacattttacattaaattgcactttaaagagaaagacagagttATAATACTGATTCAGCACAGTTTGTAGGTAAACATTGGAGGAAGAATAACACCATTTCATTTCACCTTAGCTGTCATGTGATTTCATTAAATGAATGTTAATACAACATGTTTTATAATTAAGCAGCATCCTTGGTCCAGGATTTTCAGTCAAAGAtcataacaaaataaatctttaatcagacaaaaaaaggcaGGAAGTCGAAATCTAAATAGCAGTTTTACAGTGAGAAGGCCAGTTTGATCTCAGCTCCTTGTTGATGTAGTAATAAATCCAGGCCACGAAGGGGAAGACTGTGATCGCAAACGCTGTTGAGACTCTGAGCATCCCGACTGGAGCcctgacagagaggagcagaggaaagATTAGgaataattagaataaaatgaGAGAGGTGCATGAGATCAGTTTTATCTtaataaagatttaaaataaatctctttattttacCTTCCAGAGCGACGACACAAGAGAAGCCAAACAAGTGTCAACATGAGGCCGGAAAACTCcctgaaagaggaaaaaacatattaaatgcacatttttatacatatacatatatatatatacatacataattgaattcataaaaatcattgtaatcataaaaataaaaaagtttataaaatatatatgcacACGTACAAATCTGTTTGAACATGCATATCTAAATTTTTTACATCAATACTAATCAATCTGTCTGCATATGCATGTACTTTGTTGcagatatttaaatatatttctatttttttatacacTCCTGTGGAAatcaaagacattaaaaatTACTTATTACTAGTGATATTATTCCAttgaaagaaattaaatgatCACTTTGCATTATCGTCCAGCTCTATAATTAgattatttagaaaaaatacaaaaaataggtaTTACGTAAGGAAGAAAAGGGCAAAATATTCCCCTGACTTTATAATAAGAAAGGAAGTctctctttaaatgttttcatgtaCGATGAAAATGTTGACGTACACATCCTGCAGCTTGTTATATGACTGCAGTGTTTCTGATCCACAGCTGTGTGAAGTGAACGGAGCGTACCTGCCCTCCTCCTGCTGGAAGATCTCTGTGACTCGCTCTTTGTAAAGTCTCCATCCCAACATGGCAACAACAGCGCTGGAAACCATCACGTGGAGGTCAGCGACACGCCGCCACGGCAAAGTCTCTGTAGGAAGCACATCACAAGATGCACTGTAAATAACATAATCATAAAAACATggtaaaagtctggcagcaaagtTACCATCAAATATCAGTCAACAACCGTTGGTTATATTACAGGCaacttctttaaaaatacatcaaatatacagtaaatatctgtatttaaataaatatatatgtggctttttttctactttaataTCATAGTAAGTGTTTTGCAACTTCTCCTGCTagactttttacctttttttaaaaaacatttttattttacgatttcttaaaaaaaatgtttaaacattaaataagaaaacagaaagttgactTAATTTTACATCCAGCAATATGgtgtgtattttctgtattttattgtattatttttttaaatatagatttCAACttctattttatggttaatattagtaataaaaataattaactcAATGCActtaatgtacaaaaaaaaacaagaaagccccttcaaaataatatagtaaatttcagggaaaaaaaatgttgacagtTAACTGTAGCTTCACTGACTGAGCTGTGATGTCATGATAAAGCCGCTTGATGGCGCTATGAGAGAAAAATACATTCATGCAGCAAAGTTCAACAATCTGTTAGTgtggaaaacaggaaaatacaGGAACGTGTCACAGAAAAAGGAAGCTATAAGGAAAATACTGTATTCAAGGTCAACTGTTAAGGTTTTAAGTCTCACTAAAAGAGAATGCATTGACTTAAAAAACTACCACACCAGATCCAAACTTCTCTGCCTACCTGTCACATGAGGCTTCAGAGCAATGAATGCACACAGGAGAGCAGGAACTCCATAACCAACCTGCAACAGAAACATCTtataaataacacattacatgaaaaaaactcacaaaaaactaaataatatgAGAGATAAGTGCAATCTTACCATCCATAACCCTGCGTCTGGATCATT
This region includes:
- the tmem220 gene encoding transmembrane protein 220, producing the protein MSKYLRSTCRYQTHPSRLNHTIRNGVVGLLSYICTSRRPGRGNESLETTMGEVCKEKSWLSIIWRICNVFMSVFFALATYVQINDPDAGLWMVGYGVPALLCAFIALKPHVTETLPWRRVADLHVMVSSAVVAMLGWRLYKERVTEIFQQEEGREFSGLMLTLVWLLLCRRSGRAPVGMLRVSTAFAITVFPFVAWIYYYINKELRSNWPSHCKTAI